The Pseudomonas sp. IB20 region ACGACGTCAGCCTGAGTAACTTGGCCAGCTCTGTGGGTGTTGGTGTGACCTGGGTGACCGCGCTTGGCCCGCTGAGCTTTGCTCTGGCCATGCCGATCAAGAAACCGGATAACGCTGAAACCCAGATTTTCCAATTCTCCCTCGGCCAGACGTTCTAAGCGTCTGACCCAAGATAACGACAACGGATTCTGTAGGAGTACATCGTGCGTAAGTTGACTCAATTGGTTCTGCTGGCCACCGTGCTGGTAACCACCCCGGCCTTCGCCGAAATGAAAATCGCCGTCCTGAACTATCAGATGGCTCTGCTGGAATCTGACGCGGCCAAGAAATACGCCGTGGATGCCGAGAAGAAGTTTGGTCCGCAACTGACCAAGCTCAAGACGCTGGAAAGCAGCGCCAAAGGCATTCAGGACCGTCTGGTAGCCGGTGGCGACAAAATGCAGCAAGGCGAGCGTGAGCGTCTGGAGCTTGAATTCAAGCAAAAGGCCCGTGACTATCAGTTCCAGTCCAAGGAGCTGAACGAAGCCAAAGCCGTTGCTGACCGTGAAATGCTCAAGCAGCTCAAGCCGAAACTCGACAGCGCTGTGGAAGAAGTCATCAAGAAAGGTGCCTTTGACTTGGTGTTCGAGCGCGGCGCCGTCATTGACGTCAAGCCTCAATACGACATCACCCGCCAGGTGATCGAGCGCATGAACCAGCTGAAGTAAGCCATGACCGCGACTATCAAACTCGGCGAGTTGGCCGAGTTCCTGGGGGCCACCTTGAATGGCTCCCCGGAGAAAGAAATCACTGGGCTAGCCACCTTGCAGGAGGCTGGCCCAGCTCAGTTGAGCTTCCTCGCAAATCCCCAATACCGTAAATACCTGGTCGACAGCCAAGCCGCAGCCGTTTTGCTGAAGGCCGCCGATGCTGAAGGGTTTACCGGGGATGCGCTGGTGGTGGCCGATCCTTACCTGGCTTACGCCCGGGCGTCGCACCTGTTCGATCCAAAGCCCAAAGCCGCGGGTGGTATTCATCCATCGGCCGTCATCGCCGATGATGCCGAGGTTGACCCTGCGGCCAGCATTGGCGCATTTGCGGTGATCGAGAGTGGTGCCCGCATTGCTGCCGGCGTCACCGTGGGTGCGCATTGCTTTATCGGCGCGCGCTGCGAAATCGGTGCTGATGGTTGGCTGGCGCCTCGCGTCACCCTGTACCACGACGTGCGTATCGGTGAGCGGGTGGTCATTCAGTCCGGCGCTGTGATCGGTGGCGAAGGTTTTGGCTTTGCCAACTCCAAAGGTGTCTGGCACAAGATTGCTCAGGTCGGCGGCGTATTGATCGGCGATGACGTGGAAATCGGCGTCAACACTGCTGTGGATCGCGGGGCCTTGGCCGATACCGTGATCGGTAACGGTGTGAAGCTCGACAACCAGATCCAGATCGCCCATAACGTGCAGATTGGCGATCACACCGCCATGGCCGCCTGCGTAGGGATCTCCGGCAGCACCAAAATCGGCAAGCATTGCATGCTCGCCGGTGGCGTTGGGCTGGTGGGGCATATCGATATTTGCGACAACGTCTTCATTACCGGCATGACCATGGTGACCCACTCGATTACCGAGCCAGGCGCCTACTCATCCGGTACCGCCATGCAGCCTGCGGCTGAATGGCGCAAGAGTGCAGCGCGCTTGAGGCAGCTTGACGACATGGCTAGACGCCTTAAACAGCTGGAAAAGCGTGTTGGGGACGTGACCCCTGGCGGTAATGCTTCATCAGAAGGCTGATACCATTTCCATATCAAGTGTGCACAGCCGCTAGACTGCCTCCTTGATTTGCTAGCGGGGCGTGCGTTTAGTCCGCCCGCCCCCAATCTTTATTACAGGCTTCCCCCCGAAATGATGGACATCAACGAGATTCGCGAATACCTGCCTCACCGTTACCCGTTCCTGCTGGTGGACCGTGTAGTGGACCTCAACGTCGAGGAAAAGCGCATTCGTGCCTACAAGAATGTCAGCATCAACGAACCATTCTTCAACGGTCACTTCCCTGCGCATCCAATCATGCCGGGCGTGTTGATCATCGAAGCGATGGCCCAGGCTGCCGGCATCCTTGGTTTTAAAATGCTCGACCTCAAGCCTGCCGATGGCACGCTTTACTATTTCGTGGGCTCCGACAAATTGCGCTTTCGCAACCCGGTCACCCCGGGTGACCAGTTGATCCTGGAAGCCAAGTTCATCAGCTGCAAGCGCCAGATCTGGAAGTTCGAATGCCAGGCCTCGGTGGACGGCAAGCCGGTGTGCTCCGCTGAGATCATCTGTGCGGAACGCAAACTATGAGTTTGATTGACCCTCGCGCAATCATCGATCCGTCGGCCGTTCTGGCCGCCGACGTTGAGGTCGGCCCTTGGTCGATCGTCGGCGCAGGTGTTGAAATCGGCGAGGGGACTGTCATCGGGCCACACGTGATCCTTAAAGGTCCGACCCGGATTGGCAAACACAATCGCATCTACCAGTTTTCCTCGGTAGGTGAAGACACTCCGGACATGAAGTACAAAGGTGAAGAAACGCGCCTGGTAATCGGTGACCACAACATCATCCGAGAAGGCGTGACCATTCACCGTGGCACGGTGCAGGATCGTGCAGAAACTACCTTGGGTGATCACAACCTGATCATGGCCTATGCGCACATCGGCCATGACAGCGTGATCGGCAACCATTGCATCCTGGTCAACAACACTGCGCTGGCAGGCCATGTGCACGTTGACGACTGGGCGATCCTGTCCGGCTTCACCCTGGTGCACCAGTATTGCCATATCGGCGCCCACAGCTTTTCCGGCATGGGCACTGCGATCGGCAAGGACGTTCCTGCATTCGTCACCGTGTTCGGCAACCCGGCCGAGGCGCGCAGCATGAACTTCGAAGGCATGCGCCGTCGCGGTTTCAGCGAAGAGGCGATTCACGCGCTGCGTCGGGCCTATAAAGTGGTTTACCGCCAGGGGCTGACGGTTGACCAAGCGCTGACCGAACTGACCGAGCCTGCCGCGTTGTTCCCGGAAGTCGCGATATTCCGTGACTCGATCCAGGCTTCGACTCGCGGCATCACTCGCTAATCATGGCTAGTCTGCGTATCGCGCTGGTCGCCGGAGAAGCTTCAGGCGATATTCTGGGCGCCGGTTTGATGCGGGCCCTCAAGGCCCAGCACCCTGCGGTGGAGTTTATCGGCGTGGGTGGCCCGCTCATGCAGGCCGAAGGTCTCACGTCTTACTTTCCCATGGAGCGTCTGTCGGTCATGGGGCTGGTCGAAGTGTTGGGCCGTCTGCGTGAGCTTCTGGCTCGCCGCAAGCTGCTGATTCAGACCCTGATCGAAGAAAAGCCTGACGTTTTTATCGGAATCGATGCGCCGGATTTCACCCTCAATATCGAACTCAAGTTGCGTCAGGCCGGGATCAAGACCGTGCACTACGTCAGCCCATCGGTATGGGCGTGGCGTCAGAAGCGGGTGCTGAAGATCCGTGAAGGCTGCGACTTGATGCTGACTTTGCTGCCGTTCGAAGCCAAGTTTTACGAAGAGAAGGGCGTGCCGGTCCGATTTGTCGGCCACACCCTGGCCGACACCATTCCCTTGCAGGCCGACCGCGCCGCCGCCCGTGCTGAGCTAGGCCTGGCCGACGGTCCTCTCGTCGCGCTGATGCCGGGCAGTCGTGGTGGTGAAGTGGGCCGTCTGGGGGCGCTGTTTTTTGATGCCGCCGAGCGCCTGCAGACGTTGAAGCCTGGCATACGTTTCGTGTTGCCGTGTGCCAGCCCGCAACGCCGTGCACAAATCGAAACGCTGCTTGAAGCACGCAACCTGCCGGTGACCTTGCTGGAGGGTCAATCGCACCTGGCCCTGGCGGCTTGCGATGCGGTACTGATCGCATCGGGCACCGCCACACTGGAGGCCTTGCTCTACAAGCGCCCAATGGTTGTGGCTTATCGCCTGGCGCCGCTGACCTTCTGGATTCTCAAGCGTATGGTCAAAAGTCCTTACATCTCCTTGCCCAACCTGCTGGCTCAGCGTCTGCTGGTGCCGGAGTTGTTGCAGGACGATGCAACGCCTGAGGCGCTTGCGCAAACTCTACTACCCTTGATCGATGGCGGCGAAGAGCAGACCCGTGGTTTCGACGACATTCACCGTACCCTGCGCCGTGATGCGTCGAACCAGGCGGCAGATGCTGTGCTGACCTTGATCGGCCATAAACAGGAAGCCTTATGACGAAGCAAATGGGCCTGGATTTCAGCCTGGTTGCCCAAGCCCACGAACTGGTGGCGGGTGTTGACGAAGTAGGGCGTGGCCCGTTGTGTGGCGCAGTCGTTACGGCGGCGGTGATTCTTGATCCGAACCGCCCGATCCTCGGCCTCAACGATTCGAAAAAACTCACCGAAGCCCGTCGTGAAAAACTGTACGACGAGATCTGCGAAAAAGCCCTGAGCTGGCATATCGCTCGGGCCGAAGTCGAAGAAATCGACGAGCTGAATATTCTCCACGCCACCATGCTGGCCATGCAGCGCGCGGTGGAAGGCCTGCACATCACGCCAAAAATGGCAATGATCGACGGCAACCGTTGCCCGAAATTGGCAATGCCCTCAGAGGCGGTAGTCAAGGGCGATAGCAAGGTTCCAGCCATTGCCGCGGCCTCGATCTTGGCCAAGGTCAGCCGTGATCGTGAAATGGCCGCGTTCGAATTGATCTACCCCGGCTATGGCATCGGCGGCCATAAAGGCTACCCGACGCCCGTTCATCTGGAAGCCTTGGCTCGCCTCGGCCCTACACCGATCCACCGCCGTTCGTTCGCCCCGGTGCGTCAGGCTTACGAGTTGCGTGAGAGCCTCGGCGAGGTTTAGTCGCGAGGCTGATGTTTTGCTCAAGGCCCGTCAACGCTTCCAAGCGCAGTAGCTTTAAATGCCGGATTTCCGGGTTTTGTTGTTTCTAAGTTTAAGACAGGATCACTATGCCGGCTTCATTCGTTCACCTGCGCCTGCACACTGAATACTCCCTGGTCGACGGCCTGGTACGGATCAAACCGCTGGTCAAAACCCTGGTGGGCATGAACATGCCTGCGGTAGCGGTGACCGATCAGAACAACATGTGTTCCCTGGTCAAGTTCTACAAGAACGCCATGGGCGCCGGCATCAAGCCGATTTGTGGCGCCGACCTGTGGCTGTCCAACAAAGACCCGGATAACCCCCTGAGCCGCATCAGCCTGTTGGCGATGAACGGCGTGGGTTATCGCAACCTCACCGAACTGATTTCCCGCGGTTTTATCGACGGCCAGCGTAACGGCTCGATCATCATCGAGCGCGAGTGGGTGGCCGAAGCGAGCGAGGGCTTGATCATGCTCTCGGCGGCCAAAGAGGGCGAGATCGGTATCGCGCTGCTCGGCGGCAACCCGCAGGAAGCCGAAGTGCTGGCCCGCGAGTGGATGGCGGTTTTCCCCGACCGTTTCTACCTGGAAGTCCAACGTACCAACCGCCCCAATGATGAAGAGCATCTGCACGCCGCCGTGGGCCTGGCTGACAAGCTGGGTGCGCCGCTGGTCGCGACCAACGATGTGCGCTTTATCAAGAAGGAAGATTTCGAGGCCCACGAAACCCGCGTGTGCATCGGCGAAGGCCGGGCCCTGGATGACCCGCGCCGCTCGAAGAACTACAGCGAAGAGCAGTACCTCAAAAGCGCCGACGAGATGGCCGAGCTGTTCAGCGACCTGCCCGAGGCCCTGGAAAACTCCGTCGAAATCGCCAAGCGCTGCAACATCGAAGTGAAGCTGGGCAAGCACTTCCTGCCCAACTTCCCGATTCCCGATGGCATGACCATCGACGAGTATTTCCGCAAAGTGTCCTTCGATGGTCTGGAAGATCGCCTCAGCGTTCTGCTGCCCAAGGACACCACTGAAGATTACGAGGCCAAACGCCAGGTCTACGTTGACCGGCTGAATTTCGAGCTGGATATCATTATCCAGATGGGGTTCCCCGGTTACTTCCTGATCGTGATGGACTTTATCCAGTGGGCCAAGAGCAACGGCGTGCCGGTAGGTCCGGGCCGGGGGTCAGGTGCCGGTTCGCTGGTGGCCTACGTGCAGAAGATCACCGACCTCGACCCGCTGGAATATGACCTGCTGTTCGAACGGTTCCTGAACCCGGAACGGGTTTCCATGCCCGACTTCGACGTCGACTTCTGCATGGACGGTCGCGACCGCGTGATTGAGTACGTGGCCGAGAAATACGGCCGCAACGCGGTCAGCCAGATCATCACGTTCGGTTCCATGGCGGCCAAGGCGGTAATTCGTGACGTGGCGCGGGTGCAGGGCAAGTCCTACGGCCTGGCGGACCGCTTGTCGAAGATGATCCCGTTCGAAGTCGGCATGACCCTGGAAAAGGCCTATGAGCAGGAAGAAATCCTGCGTGACTTCATCAAGGTTGATGAAGAAGCTGCCGAAATCTGGGACATGGCGCGTAAGCTCGAAGGTGTGGTGCGTAACGTCGGTAAACACGCCGGCGGTGTAGTTATTGCGCCGACCAAGCTCACCGACTTCTCGCCGATTTATTGCGATGAAGAAGGCGGCGGCCTGGTTACCCAGTTCGACAAAGACGACGTTGAGGCCGCCGGCCTGGTGAAGTTCGACTTCCTCGGCCTGCGGACCCTGACCATCATCGACTGGGCGCTGAAGACGATTAACCGCGAGCGCGCTAAGGTCAACGAAGAGCCGCTGGATATCGCCTTTATCCCGCTGGACGACAAACCGACCTACCAGTTGCTGCAAAAAGCCGAAACCACGGCGGTGTTCCAGCTCGAGTCGCGCGGCATGAAGGAGCTGATCAAAAAGCTCAAGCCCGACTGCCTGGAAGACTTGATCGCACTGGTGGCACTGTTTCGTCCCGGCCCGCTGCAATCGGGCATGGTGGATGACTTCATCAACCGTAAGCACGGTCGCGCCGAACTGGCGTACCCGCACTCCGACTACCAATACGAAGGCCTCAAGCCGGTACTGGCGCCGACTTACGGCATCATCCTGTATCAAGAACAGGTGATGCAGATCGCCCAGGTCATGGCCGGTTACACCCTCGGCGGTGCAGACATGCTGCGTCGCGCCATGGGTAAGAAAAAGCCCGAGGAAATGGCCAAGCAGCGCGGCGGTTTCATTGAAGGTTGCGCCACCAACAATATCGACGCGGACCTGGCCGGTAACATCTTCGACCTGGTAGAAAAATTCGCCGGTTATGGCTTCAACAAATCTCACTCCGCCGCCTACGGCCTGGTGTCGTACCAGACCGCTTGGCTGAAAGCCCACTACCCGGCGCCGTTCATGGCCGCGGTACTCTCGGCGGATATGCACAACACCGACAAGGTCGTGACCTTGATCGAGGAAGTGCGCACCATGAAGCTGCGCCTCGACGCGCCGGACGTGAACGCCTCTGAGTTCAAGTTCACGGTGAACGACGAAGGCCGCATCATTTATGGCCTGGGCGCGATCAAAGGGGTGGGCGAAGGCCCAGTGGAAGCCATTACCGAAGCGCGCCAGAATGGGCCGTTCACGGACCTGTTCGACTTCTGTGCGCGGGTTGACCTTAAACGCATCAACAAACGCACCCTCGATGGTTTGATCCGCAGCGGCGCACTCGACCGTCTCGGCCCGTATTTCCATGATGAGCCGAAGGCTTACCAAGCGAATATCGACCGCAACCGTGCAGTGCTGCTGACCGCCATGGAAGAAGCGATCAAGGCCGCCGAGCAGACTGCCCGCACCCACGACAGCGGTCACGCCGACCTGTTTGGCGGGTTATTCGTTGAAGAAGACGCGGATGTGTACGCCAACCACCGCAAGGCCAAGGAGCTGACCCTCAAGGAACGGCTCAAGGGCGAGAAAGACACCCTGGGCCTGTACCTTACCGGTCACCCGATTGACGAATATGAAGGCGAAATCCGCCGTTTCGCCCGTCAGCGCATCATCGACCTGAAACCGGCGCGAGACACTCAGACCGTCGCTGGCATGATCATCGCCCTGCGGGTGATGAAAAATAAGAAGGGCGACAAGATGGGCTTTATCACCCTCGACGACCGCTCGGGCCGGATCGAGGCCTCGCTGTTTGCCGACGCCTTCCATTCCGCACAGTCGTTGCTGCAGACTGATGCGATGGTGGTGGTGGAAGGGGAGGTCAGCAACGACGACTTCTCCGGCGGCCTGCGCCTGCGAATCAAGCGGGTGATGAGCATGGAAGATGCGCGCACCAACCTCGCCGAAAGCCTGCGTTTGAAGGTCAAGACCGAAGCCCTTAAGGGCGATCAGCTACGCTGGTTGGGTGACCTGCTCAAGCGCCACCGTGGCGCGTGCCCGGTGACCATGGAGTACACCGGCAATGACGCCAAGGCGATGTTGCAGTTCGGGGAGACGTGGCGAATTGATCCCGCTGATGGCTTGATTCAAGCTTTGCGTGACCAGTTCGGGCGAGACAACGTCTTCCTCCAATACCGTTGACGGTCAGATATGTCTGATCTCGACTGAACATTTAATCTCGACCTAAACACGCCTCTCCCTTAAGGTAGGGCGCGAATAGACAACCGGCTGGCCAGGCACTCCTTGGCCGTCGACCCAAGACGGACGCTTATGAACCCGAATTTTCTTGATTTCGAACAGCCGATCGCTGACCTGCAAGCCAAGATTGAAGAATTGCGCCTGGTCGGCAATGACAATTCGCTGAATATCGGCGATGAGATCGCTCGCCTGCAAGACAAGAGCAGCACGCTCACCGAAGACATCTTCGGCAAGCTGACCAGTTGGCAGATCGCGCGCCTGGCTCGCCACCCGCGCCGTCCGTACACCCTGGACTACATTCAGCACATCTTCACCGAGTTCGACGAGCTGCACGGCGACCGCCACTTCTCCGACGACGCGGCCATCGTGGGCGGTATCGCTCGCCTGGACGACCAGCCGGTGATGGTGATCGGTCACCAGAAAGGCCGTGAAGTGCGCGAGAAAGTTCGTCGCAACTTCGGCATGCCGCGCCCTGAAGGCTACCGTAAGGCGTGCCGCCTGATGGAAATGGCCGAGCGCTTCAAGATGCCGATCCTGACCTTCATCGACACCCCGGGTGCTTACCCAGGCATCGACGCCGAAGAGCGCAACCAGAGCGAAGCGATTGCCTGGAACCTGCGTGTCATGGCGCGCCTGAAAACCCCGATCATCGCCACCGTGATTGGTGAGGGTGGTTCCGGCGGTGCACTGGCCATTGGCGTCTGCGATCAACTGAACATGCTGCAATATTCGACCTACGCGGTGATCTCGCCGGAAGGTTGCGCCTCGATCCTGTGGAAAACCGCCGAAAAAGCGCCGGACGCTGCTGAAGCCATGGGCATCACGGCTGATCGCCTCAAGGGCTTGGGTATCGTTGATAAAGTCATCGCCGAGCCATTGGGCGGCGCCCACCGCGACCCGGCCGCCGCGGCCGCGACCATCCGCGCGGAGCTGGGCTCGCAACTGGCGATGCTCAAGAAGTTCGATAACGAGGCGCTGCTGGCCCGTCGTTACGAGCGCCTGATGAGCTACGGTCTCTAAAGTCGACGCTACCACACCCCTCTATGTGGGGGCAGGCTTGTGTGGGCGCTGGCTTGCCTGCGATAGCATCGCCTCGGTCTCACTGATGCACCGAGGTGCCTGCATCGCGGGCAAGTCGAAGCGCCGAACCGCCGGCTGCCACACAAGCCAGCTCTCACATTTTTGATTGGGTTTACAGGGCCGGACGATCATGCTCGGGGTGCTTCGATGACATCGGTCCTATCTGCCAAACTTCTGCAAACCCTGGCTCCCTGGCGCAGCGCCTCGGCCTGGCATATCGCATTCTCGGGTGGTCTGGACTCCACCGTTCTGCTGCACCTCCTGGCCACCCTGGCAAACACCGACACTCTTCCACCACTCAGCGCAATCCATGTCCACCATGGCCTGCAAGCTGCCGCCGACGCCTGGCCCAGTCATTGCCAAGCAGTATGTGACCGCCTGGGCGTGCCCTTGCGGGTGATGCGCGTGCACGTCCAGCCCGGCGCCAGCCTTGAGCGTGCAGCGCGTGACGCGCGTTATCAGGCGTTTAGTGAGGCCACCGGGGCAGGGGAGGTGTTGCTCACCGGGCAGCATCGCGACGATCAGGCTGAAACCTTGTTGTTTCGCCTGCTGCGTGGGGCCGGCGTGCGCGGGTTGGCGGCAATGCCCGCACATCGCCCTTTGGCGGGTGGCCACTTGGTGCGGCCGCTGCTGAAAGCCTCGCGTGCTGAATTGGAAGCCTACGCCCGTGAGCATCAGTTGGCCTGGATCGAAGATCCCTCCAATGCTGATCCACGCTTCTCGCGTAATTACCTGCGTCACCGTGTTTTCCCCGCGCTGACGCAGCGTTGGCCCCAAGCAGTTTCCAGCCTGGCTCGCACTGCTGAGCATCTGAGCGAAGCCCAAGGCCTGCTCGACGAGTTGGCGCGCATGGACCTGCAAGCCGCCGATCAACCTTCGCCGTTTCCCTGGCTGGCTTTGCCGTCGCTGGTGCTTGCGCCATTGCGCGAGCTTTCCGACGCCCGTCAACGCAACGTCCTGCGCCACTGGCTGATACCGCTGACCCGTTTACCCGACAGCGACCACTGGGCCGGCTGGTATTCCTTGCGTGACGCCAAGGGCGACGCACAGCCGCTGTGGCGCCTGGCCGATGGTCAGTTGCATCGTTGCGGCGAACGCCTTTGGTGGTTGCCCACCACTTGGTCGGAATTTTCCGACGCATCGGTGAGCTGGCCCTGCCCGCAAAACCCACTAGAGTTACCCGGCAATGGCCAGCTGAAATTTATCGGCAAGGCCCCCGAAGGCCCGTTTGCGGTCCGTTACCGCCAGGGCGGCGAAATCATTGAAGTGCCAGGTCGGGGCCGGCGTGACTTGAAGCGTCTGCTTAACGAATGTGGGTTGCCGGGCTTCGTGCGTGGCAGATTGCCGCTGCTCTATCAGGGTGAGCAATTGCTGGCTGTCCCAAGCCTTGCGGGGCTATGGGCCATGCCGCCGCGTGACTGGCAATTGGATTGGATGCCACAGACTTGCGATCAAGGTTTGAGCTGATAGAGCCTTTCCGGTAGACTACGCTCCCTTCTTGATACAACTTCTGTGGATTCGACTGAATCGCAGCAGTTGCCGATTACCAAGCAGTCTTTGCTGGGCGATTCCAAAAAATGTGTAGCGATCAACGTACCGGTGTTTCATTGCTGGTCTGTCACAACGCGGCGGTTTTTTTGAAAGGTGCACTGTGATTAATGCAGGTGATCGGGGGCTTCGGCCTTCCTTCGCTTTCCCCGGCGGCTCGGACCGCTTTAACGCAGACTTCTAGGGTTTTTCATGACGCGCTACATATTCGTCACGGGCGGTGTTGTTTCTTCATTGGGGAAAGGCATTGCCTCCGCTTCATTGGCGGCCATCCTGGAGGCGCGGGGACTTAAGGTCACCATGCTCAAGCTGGACCCGTACATCAACGTTGACCCGGGCACCATGAGCCCGTTCCAGCACGGTGAAGTGTTCGTCACACACGACGGCGCCGAAACCGACCTGGACCTGGGCCACTACGAGCGGTTCATCCGCACGACCATGACCCAGAACAACAACTTCACCACCGGCCGCGTCTACGAGCACGTGCTGCGCAAAGAGCGCCGTGGTGACTACCTGGGTGCAACCATTCAGGTGATCCCGCACATCACCGACGAAATCAAGCGCCGCATCATCAAGGGTGCAGGCGATGCTGACGTGGCGATGGTCGAGATCGGTGGCACCGTGGGTGACATCGAATCCCAACCGTTCCTCGAAGCTATCCGCCAGTTGCGTTTCGAAGTCGGCGCCAAGCGCGCGATGCTGATGCACCTGACACTGGTACCGTACATCGCCACCGCTGGCGAAACCAAAACCAAGCCTACCCAGCACTCGGTCAAGGAACTGCGTTCCATCGGCCTGCAGCCGGACGTGCTGGTGTGCCGCTCCGATCACCCGATCGACATTTCCTCGCGTCGCAAGATCGCGCAATTCACCAACGTTGAAGAGCGTGCGGTGATTGCCCTGGAAGACGCCGACACCATCTACAAGATCCCGGGCATCCTGCACTCGCAAGGCCTGGATGATTTTGTGGTCGAGCGTTTCGGCCTGCAGTGCAACGGTGCGGACCTGTCCGAGTGGGAAGCCGTGGTCGACGCCAAGCTCAACCCTGAGCATGAAGTCACCATCGCCATGGTCGGCAAGTACATGGAGCTGCTGGATGCGTACAAGTCGCTGATCGAAGCGATGAGCCACGCCGGTATCAGCAACCGCACCAAGGTCAACCTGCGCTACATCGACTCCGAAGACATCGAGAACCAGGGCACCGCGCTGCTCGAAGGTGTTGACGCGATCCTCGTGCCCGGCGGTTTCGGCCTGCGTGGCGTGGAAGGCAAGATCACCGCCGTGCAGTTCGCCCGTGA contains the following coding sequences:
- the tilS gene encoding tRNA lysidine(34) synthetase TilS, producing the protein MTSVLSAKLLQTLAPWRSASAWHIAFSGGLDSTVLLHLLATLANTDTLPPLSAIHVHHGLQAAADAWPSHCQAVCDRLGVPLRVMRVHVQPGASLERAARDARYQAFSEATGAGEVLLTGQHRDDQAETLLFRLLRGAGVRGLAAMPAHRPLAGGHLVRPLLKASRAELEAYAREHQLAWIEDPSNADPRFSRNYLRHRVFPALTQRWPQAVSSLARTAEHLSEAQGLLDELARMDLQAADQPSPFPWLALPSLVLAPLRELSDARQRNVLRHWLIPLTRLPDSDHWAGWYSLRDAKGDAQPLWRLADGQLHRCGERLWWLPTTWSEFSDASVSWPCPQNPLELPGNGQLKFIGKAPEGPFAVRYRQGGEIIEVPGRGRRDLKRLLNECGLPGFVRGRLPLLYQGEQLLAVPSLAGLWAMPPRDWQLDWMPQTCDQGLS
- a CDS encoding CTP synthase: MTRYIFVTGGVVSSLGKGIASASLAAILEARGLKVTMLKLDPYINVDPGTMSPFQHGEVFVTHDGAETDLDLGHYERFIRTTMTQNNNFTTGRVYEHVLRKERRGDYLGATIQVIPHITDEIKRRIIKGAGDADVAMVEIGGTVGDIESQPFLEAIRQLRFEVGAKRAMLMHLTLVPYIATAGETKTKPTQHSVKELRSIGLQPDVLVCRSDHPIDISSRRKIAQFTNVEERAVIALEDADTIYKIPGILHSQGLDDFVVERFGLQCNGADLSEWEAVVDAKLNPEHEVTIAMVGKYMELLDAYKSLIEAMSHAGISNRTKVNLRYIDSEDIENQGTALLEGVDAILVPGGFGLRGVEGKITAVQFARENKVPYLGICLGMQVAVIEFARNVLGWKDANSTEFDHTSGHPVVGLITEWEDATGAVETRTESSDLGGTMRLGAQDCLLESGSLVHDCYGKDVIVERHRHRYEVNNNLLPQIKEAGLKVSGRSGDGKLVEVVEAPDHPWFVACQFHPEFTSTPRDGHPLFSGFVKAALTQHQKKA